In Candidatus Defluviibacterium haderslevense, the following are encoded in one genomic region:
- a CDS encoding SRPBCC family protein, whose amino-acid sequence MTNYIFTTVLISLVLTTNLFSQQKQNYNDSTRINWTDEYKPENSKFFVHNEIEINASPTIVWDLIIDALKWETWYSHAKHVSFMNTSDTVLKANTVFKWNTMGMNFQSEIKQYVPNQLLAWESKKKSVQAYSVWLIVPTDKGCKVIVEESQNGWITFLEKIFQPNKLRKHHDVWLTELKKKSEEKQNRE is encoded by the coding sequence ATGACAAACTACATTTTCACAACTGTATTAATTTCATTAGTACTAACCACAAATCTATTCTCACAACAGAAACAAAATTATAACGACTCAACCAGAATTAATTGGACTGATGAGTATAAACCAGAGAATAGTAAATTCTTTGTCCACAACGAGATAGAAATAAATGCTTCACCAACGATTGTTTGGGATCTAATAATAGATGCATTAAAGTGGGAAACATGGTATAGTCATGCAAAACATGTTTCTTTTATGAATACTTCTGACACAGTTTTGAAAGCCAACACAGTCTTTAAATGGAACACTATGGGCATGAACTTTCAATCTGAAATCAAGCAATATGTTCCTAATCAACTGTTGGCCTGGGAATCAAAAAAGAAAAGCGTTCAAGCTTATTCTGTTTGGCTTATTGTACCTACTGATAAAGGTTGTAAAGTAATTGTGGAAGAATCCCAAAACGGATGGATTACATTTTTGGAAAAAATATTCCAACCCAATAAATTGAGAAAACACCACGATGTTTGGCTTACAGAACTAAAAAAGAAATCAGAGGAAAAACAGAATAGAGAATAA
- a CDS encoding NAD(P)H-dependent oxidoreductase codes for MNIVIILGSSRTNGETGQIVNQLQNITKWDVIDLNDYNINNYDYEHKNKNDDYLTLMRRIINKYDVFIFATPVYWYAMSGKMKTFFDRFTDLLDDEKELGRKLRTKSMAAISSSQGSNLGDGFWLPFSNSAEYLGMKYLGNTHFVTGQNEKENMTYFIDLINKSTKAT; via the coding sequence ATGAATATCGTTATAATATTGGGTAGCTCGAGAACCAATGGCGAAACTGGTCAAATAGTCAACCAGTTACAAAATATTACCAAATGGGATGTGATTGATTTGAATGATTATAATATAAATAACTACGATTATGAGCACAAAAATAAAAATGATGATTATTTAACACTTATGCGACGTATTATAAACAAATACGATGTGTTCATTTTTGCGACTCCAGTGTATTGGTATGCTATGAGCGGTAAAATGAAAACATTCTTTGATAGATTTACCGATTTGTTAGATGATGAAAAAGAATTAGGAAGAAAATTAAGAACGAAAAGCATGGCTGCCATTAGTTCCTCACAAGGTAGTAATCTAGGTGATGGATTCTGGCTACCATTTTCAAATTCTGCGGAATACTTAGGTATGAAATATTTAGGAAATACTCATTTTGTAACCGGTCAGAATGAAAAAGAAAATATGACATATTTCATAGATTTAATTAATAAATCTACCAAAGCAACTTAA
- a CDS encoding DUF4386 domain-containing protein encodes MQSNNNKTIAYLLITGAIALFVPYTILSIIFEYPVILRQDTGIILSKFHQGGTQLIWTWFAFAITGIPLLPAYILMGQQLENKTSWIRVATNIGVIGLIVQMIGLLRWTFVVPILANIYVNAPDEPTKAAVIVAFKTIHQYGGVILGEHLGQLFTIAWTIMMTYFFEKLNMFPKWVNWLGYISSGIYLLAQAELFAIVIPNFPVWDMAGFIGSTLWLIWLIVIGVLFIKNQNKRID; translated from the coding sequence ATGCAAAGTAATAACAACAAAACAATAGCTTACTTATTGATCACTGGGGCAATCGCTTTATTTGTTCCATACACAATACTATCCATCATTTTTGAGTATCCTGTCATTTTAAGACAGGATACTGGTATCATTCTTTCCAAATTTCATCAAGGTGGTACTCAATTAATTTGGACTTGGTTTGCATTTGCGATCACTGGCATTCCATTATTGCCTGCTTATATTTTGATGGGTCAACAATTAGAAAACAAAACATCATGGATTCGTGTCGCTACTAATATTGGCGTTATTGGATTAATTGTTCAAATGATAGGTTTGCTTCGATGGACATTTGTTGTACCCATTTTAGCAAACATCTATGTTAACGCTCCTGACGAACCAACTAAAGCAGCTGTTATAGTTGCATTTAAAACAATTCACCAATATGGAGGAGTTATTTTAGGTGAGCACTTAGGACAATTATTTACTATTGCATGGACTATTATGATGACTTACTTTTTTGAGAAATTAAATATGTTTCCCAAATGGGTTAATTGGCTTGGCTATATCAGTTCGGGTATTTATTTATTAGCACAGGCTGAGCTATTTGCTATTGTAATACCTAATTTTCCAGTTTGGGATATGGCAGGATTTATCGGAAGTACGCTTTGGTTGATTTGGTTGATTGTCATTGGCGTTTTATTCATCAAGAACCAAAATAAGAGAATTGATTAG
- a CDS encoding GxxExxY protein yields MKHKEITEKIIGCSMQVHRTLGNGFQEVIYQRAMDIEMRLGGLSFEREKEMDIYYRDEKIGKRRVDFFVEGTIMVELKALIKLEDVHLAQAMNYCEAYNMEIGLLINFGGKSLEFKRVHNNKLTGEQ; encoded by the coding sequence ATGAAGCACAAAGAAATAACTGAGAAGATAATTGGATGTTCAATGCAGGTTCACCGAACACTTGGCAACGGCTTTCAAGAAGTGATTTATCAAAGAGCTATGGACATAGAAATGCGTTTGGGTGGGTTGTCATTTGAACGGGAAAAAGAAATGGACATCTATTACCGTGATGAAAAAATTGGAAAAAGAAGAGTTGACTTTTTTGTTGAAGGAACGATAATGGTTGAATTGAAAGCACTTATAAAATTAGAAGATGTTCACCTTGCACAAGCCATGAACTATTGTGAAGCCTACAACATGGAAATTGGTTTGCTCATCAACTTTGGTGGAAAAAGTTTAGAGTTCAAAAGAGTTCACAATAATAAATTAACCGGCGAACAATAA
- a CDS encoding Crp/Fnr family transcriptional regulator: MNTEPFFRKIRSYHNISEQAEMEWTKLLRLKTYKRGEYFVSEGQYPKDVGFVVKGLFSQSYTSNAGDIVIKVFFPENRLAASVGAMLSNSQSAYNIIAIENSTILTYNFFDFKNLVSRYSDVAAFYIKYIEHHWIIEKEPMEISLRHFDAKVRYGEFLEKYPQLVKRLKKHHIASYLGITPTQLSRILFVNK, translated from the coding sequence ATGAATACTGAACCTTTTTTTAGAAAAATCAGAAGCTATCATAATATTTCAGAACAAGCTGAAATGGAATGGACCAAATTATTGCGATTGAAAACATATAAGAGAGGAGAATATTTTGTATCTGAAGGTCAGTACCCAAAAGATGTAGGATTTGTTGTTAAAGGCTTGTTTTCGCAATCCTACACATCTAATGCTGGTGATATTGTCATTAAAGTCTTTTTCCCCGAAAATAGACTTGCTGCATCTGTAGGTGCCATGTTAAGCAATTCACAAAGTGCCTATAATATAATCGCAATTGAAAATAGCACTATTTTAACCTATAATTTTTTTGATTTTAAAAACCTGGTTTCAAGGTATAGTGATGTTGCAGCATTTTATATAAAATACATAGAACACCATTGGATTATAGAAAAAGAACCAATGGAAATTTCATTACGGCATTTTGATGCAAAAGTCCGATACGGAGAATTTCTGGAAAAGTATCCACAATTGGTAAAACGGTTAAAAAAACATCATATTGCTTCCTATTTAGGTATCACGCCTACACAATTGAGTAGAATTCTTTTTGTAAATAAATAA
- a CDS encoding type II toxin-antitoxin system RelE/ParE family toxin, translating into MVRKIIWSKRATSNLASLTEYLNQNWSENLAKQFVQRTFELVELLSKQPNIGPYQNSEKKIRGILISKHNRLFYRTSSNKIIILSIFDTRSNPKKQI; encoded by the coding sequence ATGGTTAGAAAAATAATTTGGTCTAAAAGAGCTACTTCAAATTTAGCTTCATTGACTGAATATCTAAATCAGAATTGGAGTGAAAATCTCGCCAAACAATTTGTTCAAAGAACATTTGAGCTTGTAGAACTCCTAAGTAAACAACCAAATATTGGACCTTATCAAAATTCCGAAAAAAAAATCAGAGGAATACTTATATCAAAACATAATAGACTATTTTATCGAACAAGCTCAAACAAAATCATAATACTCAGTATATTCGATACGAGATCCAATCCTAAAAAACAAATTTAA
- a CDS encoding toxin translates to MSLEEQVASFLKDFKEKMKIWDVLFRDDSGKNIQALVDLELRPIERKAALEALETKDYCEGPIEEKLYRGTEMWVFGKNIKRREVYIKITMGAMGCSVICISFHLAQHKMKYPLK, encoded by the coding sequence ATGAGCTTAGAAGAGCAAGTAGCATCCTTTTTAAAAGACTTCAAAGAAAAGATGAAGATTTGGGATGTGCTCTTTCGTGACGATAGCGGCAAAAATATCCAGGCTCTTGTGGACTTAGAACTTCGCCCTATAGAACGAAAAGCTGCTCTGGAAGCACTCGAAACCAAAGACTATTGCGAAGGCCCAATCGAAGAAAAACTTTACAGAGGTACTGAGATGTGGGTGTTTGGCAAAAACATAAAGAGACGGGAAGTGTATATTAAAATTACAATGGGTGCAATGGGCTGCAGTGTTATCTGCATTTCTTTTCACCTAGCACAACATAAAATGAAATATCCTTTAAAATAA
- a CDS encoding glyoxalase/bleomycin resistance/extradiol dioxygenase family protein: MATKVFINLPVKDVEKSKFFFSQLGYHIKEQISDNLAACIIISENIFVMLLKEEYFRTLIQHGKSELKTYNEVLISLDAGSKLEIQNIIHKAQQMGALIYAEPQNHGWMYQHCFADLDGHHWEFIFTDKDLLPDYL, translated from the coding sequence ATGGCAACAAAAGTATTTATAAATTTACCTGTTAAGGATGTTGAGAAATCAAAATTCTTTTTCTCACAATTGGGATACCACATAAAAGAACAAATCTCTGATAACCTTGCAGCCTGCATCATAATCAGTGAGAATATATTTGTCATGTTGCTGAAAGAGGAATACTTTAGAACGTTGATACAGCATGGCAAAAGTGAATTAAAAACATATAACGAAGTGTTGATTTCATTGGATGCTGGATCCAAGCTGGAAATCCAAAACATCATTCACAAAGCCCAACAAATGGGAGCACTGATATATGCCGAACCACAGAATCATGGGTGGATGTATCAACACTGCTTTGCTGATCTGGATGGACATCATTGGGAATTTATTTTTACTGATAAAGATCTCTTGCCAGATTATTTATAA
- a CDS encoding GNAT family N-acetyltransferase, whose amino-acid sequence MNLRFQYNTDNINWEEVSKILQKVGMAFHAGEKHKRAFNNSHTVVFVFENDHLIGFGRAISDGEYQAAIYDVAIIPEYQRMGIGKTIIQKMIDNTPGCNYILYAAPGKERFYEKIDFRKMKTAMALFINKDRMQQNGFTD is encoded by the coding sequence ATGAATCTTCGATTTCAATATAACACCGATAATATTAATTGGGAGGAAGTATCTAAAATTCTTCAAAAAGTAGGCATGGCTTTTCATGCAGGGGAAAAACACAAACGAGCTTTTAATAATAGTCACACTGTGGTTTTTGTTTTTGAAAATGATCATCTTATTGGTTTTGGAAGAGCTATTTCAGACGGGGAGTATCAAGCAGCTATTTACGATGTAGCCATTATTCCTGAGTATCAAAGAATGGGAATTGGAAAAACGATTATCCAAAAAATGATAGATAATACACCTGGATGCAATTACATATTGTACGCTGCTCCAGGCAAGGAACGCTTTTATGAGAAAATAGATTTCAGGAAAATGAAAACAGCTATGGCGCTATTTATAAACAAAGATAGAATGCAACAAAATGGATTCACTGATTAG
- a CDS encoding T9SS type A sorting domain-containing protein: MIGEFENDQFGYSVCISGNGNFVAIGAPANSDPIYHAGQVSVYALINENWVQIGSDINGKAKLDWFGFSVALSDNGLKLVASSHNSQYVRVFEFNGRNWDQIGKDIPAGRGSKETAEVAISANGNIIAVGAAAFPDLVIHRGVVRVYQFKDSDWQQIGSDILGKNEKDQCGFSVSLSADGTILATGSINNNSGGDQAGQARIYKLIDGDWSQQGEDINGRGEGYLFGATTSLSADGNRIAIGGFRGFHHGDNTGYVGIYEFITGNWNRVGQEINGFEDEELGWDVSLSGDGERVAISSPENSDCPVRIFDLINGKWEQVGKSIKTNRESPSTGISIRLSRDGNRIATTTFQYGGIAQVYDISSVSTGDTIGQDCGKRYKKPGEIPKVMISPNPTSGELFVTGIDLIKINDEKKLILFDALGRKVEGFAIQEHSIHLNFIPPGLYFLKIENKLEKIIKISF, encoded by the coding sequence ATGATTGGTGAATTTGAGAATGACCAATTTGGATATTCAGTTTGTATTTCTGGAAATGGAAATTTTGTAGCAATTGGGGCTCCAGCAAATTCTGATCCTATATATCATGCAGGCCAAGTGAGCGTATACGCGTTGATAAATGAAAATTGGGTACAGATAGGGAGCGATATTAACGGGAAAGCCAAGCTTGATTGGTTTGGTTTTTCAGTGGCCTTATCAGATAATGGGTTGAAACTAGTAGCAAGTTCTCATAATTCCCAATACGTAAGAGTTTTCGAATTTAATGGGAGAAATTGGGATCAAATCGGGAAAGATATTCCAGCGGGACGCGGATCAAAAGAAACTGCAGAAGTTGCTATATCAGCTAATGGGAATATCATTGCTGTTGGAGCAGCGGCATTTCCAGACCTAGTTATTCACAGAGGTGTGGTGCGAGTATATCAGTTTAAGGATTCCGATTGGCAACAAATTGGAAGTGACATTTTAGGTAAGAACGAAAAAGACCAATGTGGGTTTAGTGTCTCCTTGTCAGCTGATGGAACAATATTGGCAACTGGTTCAATCAATAATAACAGTGGAGGCGATCAGGCAGGTCAGGCAAGAATTTATAAATTAATTGATGGAGACTGGAGCCAACAAGGTGAGGATATTAATGGAAGAGGCGAAGGGTATCTTTTCGGAGCGACGACATCACTTTCCGCTGATGGAAATAGAATTGCTATAGGTGGATTTAGAGGATTTCATCATGGTGATAATACTGGTTACGTTGGTATTTATGAGTTTATTACAGGAAATTGGAATAGAGTAGGTCAAGAGATTAACGGTTTTGAGGATGAAGAATTAGGATGGGATGTAAGTCTCTCTGGAGATGGAGAAAGAGTGGCCATTTCTTCTCCCGAGAATTCCGATTGTCCAGTTAGGATTTTTGATCTCATCAATGGTAAATGGGAGCAAGTTGGAAAATCAATTAAAACTAATCGAGAATCACCTAGCACTGGTATTTCAATTAGGCTTTCACGAGATGGAAATAGAATAGCAACTACCACGTTTCAATATGGTGGAATTGCACAAGTTTATGATATATCAAGTGTTTCAACCGGGGACACCATTGGCCAAGATTGCGGAAAGAGGTATAAAAAACCTGGAGAAATTCCAAAAGTCATGATCTCCCCAAATCCGACCTCCGGAGAACTATTTGTAACAGGAATTGATTTGATCAAAATAAATGATGAAAAAAAACTTATACTTTTTGATGCATTGGGTAGGAAGGTAGAAGGATTTGCTATTCAAGAACATTCAATTCATTTAAATTTTATTCCACCAGGACTATATTTCTTGAAGATTGAAAATAAATTAGAAAAGATCATTAAGATTAGTTTTTAA
- a CDS encoding class A beta-lactamase-related serine hydrolase: MLKQFLVILIFVCANLLAKGQLAKNSTLFLELKKQDSVFFERSFNLCDIEYLEQTIHQDLLFFHDQSGIQNKADFLIAVKQNICSTPHQKPIRKLEENSLEVFPLYNDGILYGAIESGIHHFYIRALNKKDTPTSTAKFTMVWLLDKEKWLLKEVLSYDHHDPDNSDLKTNFESEIKQLLINEKVPVLGLSIVENGQLKHIDVFGNIDKNTPAAYNSIFKVASLTKPVTALITLKLINAGKLGLDESLNKYWIDPDLKNDIRTKKITPRIILSHQTGFPNWRYLTESKKLSFEFDPGTQFQYSGEGFEYLRKALEAKFNKTLEELATEYVFKPAKMKDTHFWWDKSMDEKRYVKNYDQDGKLIDTSKYYEANAAANLLTTVEDYGNFLAYILNGAGLSSQVLEEMHKNQVQLNTNDFFSLGWEKLTNFSNDEYALIHTGKDPGVNTIAVLFPKSKNAWLIFMNGDNDTKIVEKLLMEKMYLGKELWNKR, from the coding sequence ATGTTAAAGCAATTCCTAGTAATTCTAATTTTCGTATGTGCAAACCTTTTAGCTAAAGGACAATTAGCTAAAAACTCAACACTATTTCTGGAATTGAAAAAACAAGACAGTGTATTCTTTGAACGATCGTTTAACCTTTGTGATATAGAATATCTTGAGCAAACCATTCACCAAGACTTGCTTTTTTTCCATGACCAAAGTGGTATTCAAAACAAAGCAGATTTCCTTATTGCTGTAAAGCAAAATATTTGTTCAACACCTCATCAAAAACCCATTCGAAAGTTGGAAGAAAACAGCTTGGAAGTTTTTCCATTATATAATGATGGGATACTCTACGGTGCCATAGAAAGCGGAATACACCATTTCTATATAAGAGCGTTGAACAAAAAAGACACACCAACTAGCACTGCTAAATTTACGATGGTATGGCTATTAGATAAAGAAAAGTGGTTATTAAAAGAGGTATTGAGTTATGATCACCATGACCCTGATAATTCAGATTTAAAAACCAATTTTGAAAGCGAAATAAAACAATTACTGATCAATGAAAAAGTTCCCGTCTTAGGGTTAAGTATAGTTGAAAACGGACAATTGAAACATATTGATGTCTTTGGAAATATCGACAAAAACACACCTGCTGCTTACAATTCAATTTTTAAAGTAGCATCACTCACTAAACCTGTAACAGCATTGATTACTTTAAAATTAATAAATGCCGGAAAATTAGGATTAGATGAATCACTAAATAAATATTGGATAGATCCCGACCTAAAAAATGATATACGCACAAAAAAAATAACCCCAAGAATTATCCTTTCACATCAAACAGGTTTTCCGAACTGGCGATACTTAACTGAAAGTAAAAAACTAAGTTTTGAATTTGACCCTGGAACTCAATTTCAATACTCAGGTGAAGGTTTCGAATATCTGCGAAAAGCATTGGAAGCCAAATTTAACAAAACGCTGGAAGAACTTGCGACTGAATATGTATTCAAACCTGCAAAAATGAAAGACACACATTTTTGGTGGGATAAATCAATGGATGAAAAAAGATATGTCAAAAACTATGACCAAGATGGAAAACTAATTGATACATCTAAGTATTATGAAGCGAATGCTGCCGCAAATCTTTTAACAACAGTTGAAGATTATGGAAACTTTCTTGCCTATATATTAAATGGTGCTGGATTATCTTCACAGGTATTAGAAGAAATGCATAAAAATCAAGTTCAATTAAATACCAATGATTTTTTTAGTCTGGGTTGGGAAAAATTAACAAACTTCAGTAATGACGAATACGCCCTAATTCATACAGGAAAAGATCCAGGTGTAAATACAATAGCTGTTCTATTTCCAAAAAGTAAAAACGCCTGGTTGATATTCATGAATGGCGACAATGACACAAAAATAGTTGAAAAACTATTGATGGAAAAAATGTATCTCGGAAAGGAATTATGGAATAAAAGATAA
- a CDS encoding DUF4065 domain-containing protein: MKSPITDKEMKLTKERRSMDFRKETFEIVFHFYRCEDSGEQFTSTSLDEVNMNQVYNQYRDKFNIPFPDEIIRIREKYGLSAVKMSEILGFGVNSYRQYEAGEMPSIANAKMIQMVDDPKFFIDMVELCATLDDKAKTKYIQKAQILLEERKRNMFNLNFKEYLLGNRMADIYSGYRNPNFEKFTEMVVYFSEKIAPFKTKMNKLLFYTDFLMFKQSCFSISGVRYKAIDMGPVPNNFQSIFEYLVNKDEIEIHTTEFQNGHTGEQFKARKNRPFKADLFSQSELEVLDKVATAFKLTSTNGIIELSHLEEAWKKNEKDKSVISYEYAFELKQI, encoded by the coding sequence ATGAAAAGTCCAATCACAGATAAGGAAATGAAATTGACCAAAGAACGCAGGTCAATGGATTTCAGAAAGGAAACATTTGAAATTGTGTTTCATTTTTACAGATGCGAGGATAGCGGAGAACAATTTACCTCTACATCATTAGATGAAGTGAATATGAATCAGGTATATAATCAATATCGAGACAAATTCAACATCCCATTTCCAGATGAAATCATCAGAATTCGAGAAAAGTATGGTTTGTCCGCAGTCAAGATGTCGGAAATTTTAGGCTTTGGTGTTAATAGTTATCGCCAGTACGAAGCAGGTGAAATGCCAAGTATAGCCAATGCCAAAATGATACAGATGGTGGACGATCCTAAGTTTTTTATTGATATGGTTGAGTTATGTGCAACCCTAGATGACAAAGCAAAAACAAAGTATATTCAGAAAGCACAAATATTGTTAGAAGAGAGAAAACGAAACATGTTCAATTTGAATTTCAAGGAATATTTATTAGGCAACCGCATGGCAGATATTTATTCAGGATACAGAAATCCCAATTTTGAAAAGTTTACCGAAATGGTAGTCTATTTTTCAGAAAAAATTGCACCCTTCAAAACCAAGATGAACAAGTTATTGTTCTATACCGATTTTCTAATGTTCAAACAAAGTTGTTTTTCAATCAGCGGAGTGCGGTACAAAGCCATTGATATGGGACCTGTGCCCAACAATTTTCAAAGTATTTTTGAATATTTAGTCAATAAAGATGAAATAGAAATTCACACCACCGAATTTCAAAATGGCCATACAGGCGAACAATTCAAAGCAAGAAAGAACAGACCATTTAAAGCTGATTTGTTTTCACAAAGTGAATTGGAAGTATTAGATAAAGTAGCAACGGCATTTAAACTCACCAGTACCAATGGCATTATTGAATTAAGTCATTTAGAAGAAGCGTGGAAGAAAAACGAAAAAGACAAAAGCGTCATCAGTTATGAATATGCTTTTGAGTTAAAACAGATTTAA